From the genome of Burkholderia pyrrocinia:
ACGCGAGCTTCGCGGGCGGTGCATCGGTCGCAAACGCCTTCACCCAGTCGAGATTCGACACTTCGAGCGCAGCGAGGCGCTCGCGCAGCACGGCTTCGAGCGCCGCTTCCCAGCCCGCCTCGACGTGCAGCTTCTTCCACAGGCGCGGCAGCGCGCCGAGCTCGTGCTTGTCGAGCCAGGGCTGCACCTTGCCCTCGGTCTGCACGTTTTCCTGAAGCTGCTTCAGTGCGGCGAGGCGCGCCTCGAGCTGGTGAATCTGCGCGCCTTCGGCCTGCACGCGCTCCTGCGCGGCACGGCGTTCGCCGTCGAGGCGCGGCACCGTTTCCTGCGCGTCGGCGAGACGCGCCTGCGCTTCGGCGAGGATTTCTTCCTGCTCGGCAAGCTGCATGCGCAACTCCTCGAGCTGCGCCTCGTCCGGTGCGTCGAGCCCGCCCGCTTCGCTCTTCAGGCGCTCATGGCGCTGCTGAAGCTGCTGGAGCTGCTGGTCGGCGTTGCGCTGGTGCGCGGCTTCGAGCTTCAGCGACTGTTCGGTCTGCGCGATCCGCGCGCGCTCGTCGTTGAGCTGCGCCTGCGCGTCGCGCCACTTCGCCTCGAGCGCCGGCAGCGCGTCGTGCTTCGCGGCTGCGTTGTCCTCGGCGAGCGCGGCCTTCTCGTCGGCCATCGCGCGTGCCTCTTCGGCTTCCTCGAGCTCGTCCTGCGACTTCTCGGCCTGCGCGCGCCATTGCTCGCGCTGCGCGTTCAGCGCGGCGATCTGCGCCTGCACGCGATTGCGCGATTCGACGATGAACTTGATCTCGGCTTCGAGGCGGCTCACCTCGGCATTCGCCTCGTAAAGCGAACCCTGCGCGCCCTGCATCGCGTCGCTCGCGGCGTAATGCGCGACGCGCAGCGTCTCGAGCTGCGACTCGACCTCGCGCAGCTTCGCCGTCTGCGCCTCGAGGTCGATCTGCGCCTGCTCGATCGCGCGCTGCTGCTTCTGCTGCTCGCCGGCGGCCTCGTTCTTGCGCAGCAGCCACAACAGGCGCTGCTTCTCCTCGCCGTCGGCGACGAGTTCCTTGTACTTGTTCGCGACGACGGCCTGCGCCTCGAGCTTCTCGAGGTTCGCGCCGAGTTCGCGGACGATGTCCTCGACGCGCGTCAGGTTCTCGCGCGTGTCGTGCAGGCGGTTCTCGGTTTCGCGGCGGCGTTCCTTGTACTTCGACACGCCCGCGGCTTCCTCGAGGAACACGCGCAGCTCTTCCGGCTTCGCCTCGATGATCCGCGCGATCATGCCCTGCCCGATGATCGCGTACGCACGCGGCCCGAGGCCGGTGCCGAGGAAGATGTCCTGGATGTCGCGGCGGCGTGCCGGCAGGTTGTTGATGTAGTAGCTCGACGTGCCGTCGCGCGTCAGCACGCGCTTCACGGCGATTTCGCCGTACTGGCCCCACTGCCCGGCCGCGCGGCCGTCGGAGTTGTCGAAGATCAGCTCGACGCTTGCCCGGCTGCCGGGCTTGCGTGCGGTCGAGCCGTTGAAGATCACGTCCTGCATCGATTCGCCGCGCAGCTCGGAGGCGCGCGACTCGCCGAGCACCCAGCGCACGGCGTCGATGATGTTGGACTTGCCGCACCCGTTCGGGCCCACCACGCCGACAAGCTGGCCCGGAACCTGGAAATGCGTGGGATCGACGAAGGATTTGAAGCCAGCGAGTTTGATCGAGCTCAGACGCACGGCGGTATCGGATGTGAAGAAGGTGTGAAACGGACGGGGCCGCGCTGCGCGGGGCCGGACGACCCATGCGCGCGACGCGCCCCGGAATTCAAAAGCGGGGCCGCGCGCATACAGCGTTGGGCCCCGCAAACGGCTTCCATCATACCATCGCGCGTGCGCCGTCCCGACCGTCGCCGGGTTTGCCCGGTGCCGGTGCGGCACGATGGACCCGGCTGGACAGCAGCGTCGCCAGCACGATGCACACGCCGCCCGCCCACTCGCGCGCGGTCGGCAGCTCGCTCGCGAACACCCACGCCGACAGCGCGGTGATCACGATCTCGAACAGCATGATGATCGACGCGCGGTTCGCGGGCACGCGCGCAAGACCGTATTGCACGAGCAGGTTGTTGGCCGCCATCGTCACGCCGATCGCGGCGATGATCAACGCGGCGACGCCGAGCTGGCCGCCCGCCGGCGCGGCCGGCAGCCCTTCGAACAGCGACGCGATCGCGCCGAACACCGCCGCGCCGCCGAACAGCGTCGCGGTGCGCATCTCCGCGCGCATCCCGGGCAGCTCGCGGCTCGCCTTGATCACGAGCACGTTGCTCATCGCGAAGCTCAGCCCGGCCGCGAGGCCGGCCCATTCGGCCGGGTTGGCCGGCAGCGGCAAGCCGAGCTTCGGCGACCACAGCATCAGCATCGCGCCGCCGATCGACAGCGCCGCCAGCCCCGCGCCGGCCCAGGTCAGCCGTTCGCGCAGCAGGAAGTGCGCGTAGATCGCGGTCCATGCAGGGGTCAGGTAGAACAGCAGCATCACGCGCAGCACCTCGCCGTGGATCGTGCCCCATACGAAACCGAGGTTCGTCACGCCGGCCGTGACCGCGATGCCCGGCAGCACCCAGTGCCAGCGCAGCGTCGCGATCGTGCGGTGCCGCGTGACGATCACGAACAGGAACGCGACGACGCTCGTCAGCGCGCTCGCCAGCGTGCCCGTCACGCCGAGCGACGCGAGGATCCGCAGCGGATACCAGATCAGGCCCCATACCGATGCGCCGATCAGGATGGCCAGCGTCGGCAGGCTGCCGCGTACCGCGTTATTCATTTGGTTCGATACCCTTTATTCCACCGGCCCGGCCGCCGTTCCGGCGGGCCGTGACCGCATTCCGTCACGCTATAATCATTCGTTGCGACCCGCGCGCCGTCGGCGCCCGT
Proteins encoded in this window:
- a CDS encoding DMT family transporter; the encoded protein is MNNAVRGSLPTLAILIGASVWGLIWYPLRILASLGVTGTLASALTSVVAFLFVIVTRHRTIATLRWHWVLPGIAVTAGVTNLGFVWGTIHGEVLRVMLLFYLTPAWTAIYAHFLLRERLTWAGAGLAALSIGGAMLMLWSPKLGLPLPANPAEWAGLAAGLSFAMSNVLVIKASRELPGMRAEMRTATLFGGAAVFGAIASLFEGLPAAPAGGQLGVAALIIAAIGVTMAANNLLVQYGLARVPANRASIIMLFEIVITALSAWVFASELPTAREWAGGVCIVLATLLSSRVHRAAPAPGKPGDGRDGARAMV